The following are encoded together in the Manduca sexta isolate Smith_Timp_Sample1 unplaced genomic scaffold, JHU_Msex_v1.0 HiC_scaffold_159, whole genome shotgun sequence genome:
- the LOC119191506 gene encoding uncharacterized protein LOC119191506, translating into MRQFVLDSGVLSVAARRRGCTCDDMATKYHVVTFVNSKSENETKYAFVPESWVKVHRLTDNTAVIVYPSEDSSIEERVRKNEIPAADWKRHLCEIVSSTNDVNEAVLSTLRYTSLGSASVNKGVKANKHKSNTIDLNKELSSSKKPRITSQVQNNRTPSEGPMGSSTPIAKNNTTNTEKCTRKYKFNKITCIF; encoded by the exons ATGCGTCAGTTCGTGCTGGACTCTGGAGTACTGAGCGTTGCGGCGCGGCGTCGTGGCTGCACTTGTGACGACATGGCGACAAAGTATCATGTTGTTACGTTCGTAAATTCTAAAAGTGAGAATGAAACTAAGTATGCCTTCGTGCCGGAATCGTGGGTGAAAGTTCATCGTCTGACGGATAACACGGCTGTGATCGTTTACCCCAGCGAGGACTCATCGATTGAAGAGCGAGTTAGGAAGAATGAGATACCAGCGGCGGACTGGAAGCGGCATTTGTGCGAGATTGTATCTAGTACTA ATGATGTCAACGAAGCAGTTCTTTCCACGTTGCGGTACACAAGCCTAGGATCAGCCTCAGTAAATAAAG GTGTCAAAGcgaataaacataaatcaaacaCTATAGACTTGAATAAGGAACTGTCGAGCAGTAAGAAGCCTCGTATCACATCTCAAGTTCAAAACAATAGAACACCAAGCGAAGGACCCATGGGATCTTCTACACCTATAGCTAAAAATAATACAACCAATACTGAAAAATGTACACGAAAatacaagtttaataaaatcactTGCATTTTCTAa